In a single window of the Leclercia sp. AS011 genome:
- a CDS encoding NADPH-dependent FMN reductase, with translation MSDTLKVVTLLGSLRKGSFNGMVARTLPKLAPEGMEITALPSIGDIPLYDADVQQEEGFPATVEALAAQIREADGVVIVTPEYNYSVPGGLKNAIDWLSRLPEQPLAGKPVLIQTSSMGAIGGARCQYHLRQILVFLDAMVLNKPEFMGGVIQNKVDPQAGEVIDQSTLDHLTGQLSAFGKYIQRVKA, from the coding sequence ATGTCTGATACGTTAAAGGTTGTTACGTTACTGGGAAGCCTGCGCAAGGGTTCATTCAACGGGATGGTTGCCCGCACGCTGCCGAAGCTGGCACCTGAGGGTATGGAGATCACCGCCCTGCCGTCGATTGGCGATATTCCGCTGTACGACGCGGATGTGCAGCAGGAAGAGGGGTTCCCGGCTACCGTAGAAGCGCTGGCAGCGCAGATCCGCGAAGCGGACGGCGTGGTGATTGTCACCCCGGAATATAACTACTCCGTGCCGGGTGGCCTGAAGAACGCCATTGACTGGCTCTCCCGTCTGCCGGAACAGCCGCTGGCGGGTAAACCGGTGCTGATCCAGACCAGCTCCATGGGGGCGATTGGCGGCGCGCGCTGCCAGTATCATCTGCGCCAGATCCTGGTCTTCCTGGATGCGATGGTGTTGAACAAGCCGGAGTTTATGGGCGGGGTGATTCAGAACAAGGTCGACCCGCAGGCGGGTGAAGTGATTGACCAGAGCACCCTGGACCATCTGACCGGTCAGCTGAGCGCCTTTGGGAAGTATATTCAGCGGGTTAAAGCGTAA
- a CDS encoding 4'-phosphopantetheinyl transferase family protein yields the protein MATHFARGTLTEGRLVSNRLPSSCYNEAWKHPEHRRARFLASRALLAELLFMLYGTSELPEEIIESEGRPAFADPQLPRFSIAYAGNIVGLALTTEGDCGLDMELQRAPRSPDGTHAHDTYPLSSNENLWVRNQDDPQEARAQLITLRQSIRKLSGEASDCASQLQLLPSSGRLRAARAAQVEALSDAEDVLIWSIAVTPAIERLKIWEFDSRLGWHSLPDVPARANEPDARLMRLTSLPAEKAIILT from the coding sequence ATGGCTACGCATTTTGCAAGAGGGACGCTGACCGAGGGACGACTGGTTTCAAACCGACTCCCTTCATCCTGTTATAACGAAGCATGGAAACATCCTGAGCATCGCCGCGCACGGTTTTTGGCCTCCCGGGCGCTGCTCGCTGAACTTTTGTTTATGCTTTATGGCACCAGCGAGCTGCCGGAAGAGATAATCGAATCCGAGGGTCGCCCTGCGTTTGCCGATCCGCAGCTTCCCCGTTTTTCCATTGCCTACGCCGGCAATATCGTGGGCCTGGCGCTGACCACTGAAGGCGATTGCGGTCTGGATATGGAGCTGCAGCGGGCGCCGCGCAGCCCGGACGGCACTCACGCCCATGATACCTACCCGCTCTCCAGCAACGAGAACTTATGGGTGCGTAACCAGGACGATCCCCAGGAAGCCAGAGCGCAGCTGATTACCCTGCGTCAGAGCATCCGTAAGCTTTCAGGCGAGGCCAGCGACTGTGCCAGCCAGCTGCAGCTGTTACCGAGTTCCGGCCGCCTGCGGGCCGCCAGAGCCGCACAGGTAGAAGCGTTAAGCGACGCCGAGGATGTCCTGATCTGGTCTATCGCCGTTACCCCCGCCATTGAACGGTTAAAAATTTGGGAGTTCGACAGCCGCCTCGGATGGCATAGCCTGCCGGACGTCCCCGCCCGCGCGAACGAGCCGGACGCACGCCTGATGCGCCTGACCAGTTTACCGGCAGAAAAAGCGATTATTCTCACCTGA
- a CDS encoding NCS2 family permease codes for MSQQHTTQSSGAGLLERVFKLREHGTTARTEVIAGFTTFLTMVYIVFVNPQILGVAGMDTSAVFVTTCLIAAFGSILMGLFANLPVALAPAMGLNAFFAFVVVQAMGLPWQVGMGAIFWGAVGLLILTIFRVRYWMIANIPVSLRVGITSGIGLFIGMMGLKNAGVIVANPETLVSIGKLTSHSVLLGVLGFFIIAILASRNIHAAVLVSIIVTTLLGWMLGDVHYNGIVSAPPSVTTVIGHVDLAGSLNLGLAGVIFSFMLVNLFDSSGTLIGVTDKAGLADEKGKFPRMKQALFVDSISSVTGSFIGTSSVTAYIESSSGVSVGGRTGLTAVVVGLLFLLVIFLSPLAGMVPPYAAAGALIYVGVLMTSSLSRVKWDDLTEAVPAFITAVMMPFSFSITEGIALGFISYCVMKAGTGRWREISPCVMVVALLFVLKIAFIDA; via the coding sequence ATGAGTCAACAACACACTACCCAGTCTTCTGGCGCGGGTTTGCTTGAGCGCGTGTTTAAACTGCGCGAACACGGCACGACGGCACGCACCGAAGTGATCGCCGGTTTCACCACCTTCCTGACGATGGTCTATATCGTTTTCGTGAACCCACAAATTCTGGGCGTTGCTGGCATGGATACCAGCGCCGTCTTCGTGACCACCTGTCTGATCGCCGCCTTCGGCAGCATCCTGATGGGGCTGTTTGCTAACCTGCCGGTTGCCCTGGCACCGGCGATGGGCCTCAATGCCTTCTTTGCCTTCGTCGTGGTTCAGGCGATGGGCCTGCCGTGGCAGGTGGGGATGGGCGCGATCTTCTGGGGCGCCGTTGGTCTGCTGATCCTGACCATTTTCCGCGTGCGTTACTGGATGATTGCCAATATCCCGGTCAGCCTGCGCGTGGGCATCACCAGCGGTATCGGTCTGTTCATCGGTATGATGGGGCTGAAAAACGCCGGTGTGATCGTCGCAAACCCGGAAACCCTGGTCAGCATCGGTAAGCTGACCTCCCACAGCGTGCTGCTGGGCGTGCTGGGCTTCTTCATCATCGCGATCCTCGCCTCACGCAACATCCATGCGGCGGTGCTGGTCTCCATTATCGTCACCACCCTGCTGGGCTGGATGCTGGGCGATGTGCACTACAACGGCATCGTCTCCGCGCCGCCAAGCGTGACCACCGTGATTGGCCACGTCGATCTGGCGGGCTCGCTGAACCTGGGCCTGGCCGGGGTGATCTTCTCCTTCATGCTGGTGAACCTGTTTGACTCCTCCGGAACGCTGATTGGCGTGACCGATAAAGCCGGTCTGGCGGATGAGAAGGGCAAATTCCCGCGCATGAAGCAGGCGCTGTTCGTGGACAGTATCTCTTCCGTGACCGGCTCCTTTATCGGGACCTCGTCCGTCACCGCCTACATCGAATCCTCTTCCGGCGTGTCCGTTGGTGGCCGTACCGGTCTGACTGCGGTCGTGGTTGGCCTGCTGTTCCTGCTGGTGATCTTCCTGTCACCGCTGGCGGGCATGGTGCCGCCGTATGCCGCCGCTGGCGCGCTGATCTACGTGGGCGTGCTGATGACCTCCAGCCTGTCGCGCGTGAAGTGGGACGACCTGACCGAAGCGGTTCCGGCGTTTATTACCGCGGTGATGATGCCGTTCAGCTTCTCCATCACCGAAGGGATTGCGCTGGGCTTTATCTCTTACTGCGTGATGAAGGCGGGCACCGGACGCTGGCGTGAAATCAGCCCGTGCGTGATGGTTGTTGCCCTGCTGTTCGTGCTGAAGATTGCGTTTATTGATGCCTGA